In the genome of Myxococcus stipitatus, one region contains:
- a CDS encoding acyl-CoA dehydrogenase family protein codes for MDFAFTEAQQTVVGLARKLFAEHVTPATLAAAEEDFLDRELWARLATTGLLGTAIPEAEGGSGHGMRELCALLVEAGAAVAPVPLWPSLVLGALPIGAFGTPEQRQRWLPGVAEGRTFLTAALTEDSPHPAWTETVATHQGGHWRLTGLKSCVPAAHLAARILVPARTRDGALGVFLLDPRTPGVSREQQRATTGEPLLRLTLSDALVEQEDVLARPGDGDRVLTWMMERATVGVCALHLGVAERALRLTAEYTGTRHQFGRPIATFQAVTQRAADASIDVEAIRLTLWKAACALDSGGPAAMAVATAKLWASEAGHRVVSAAQHLHGGIGFDTRYPLYRSYLWSKQLELTLGSGTVHLARLGALLAEG; via the coding sequence ATGGACTTCGCCTTCACCGAGGCGCAGCAGACCGTCGTCGGACTCGCGAGGAAGCTCTTCGCCGAGCACGTCACCCCCGCCACCCTCGCCGCCGCCGAGGAGGACTTCCTGGACCGTGAGCTGTGGGCCCGGTTGGCCACGACGGGGCTGCTCGGCACGGCCATCCCCGAGGCTGAAGGCGGCAGCGGGCATGGGATGCGCGAGCTGTGTGCGCTGCTCGTGGAAGCAGGCGCGGCCGTGGCACCCGTGCCGCTCTGGCCTTCACTCGTGCTCGGTGCGTTGCCCATCGGTGCCTTCGGGACACCGGAGCAACGCCAACGCTGGCTGCCGGGCGTGGCCGAAGGGAGGACATTCCTCACGGCGGCACTCACGGAGGACTCTCCCCATCCCGCATGGACGGAGACCGTCGCCACACACCAGGGCGGACACTGGCGGCTCACGGGCCTCAAGTCCTGCGTTCCCGCCGCGCACCTCGCGGCCCGCATCCTCGTGCCTGCTCGCACGCGCGATGGAGCCCTCGGGGTCTTCCTGCTCGACCCTCGAACACCGGGCGTTTCGCGGGAGCAACAGCGCGCCACCACGGGAGAACCCCTGCTGCGACTGACACTGAGCGACGCGCTCGTGGAGCAGGAGGACGTGCTGGCAAGGCCCGGTGACGGTGACAGAGTGCTCACCTGGATGATGGAGCGCGCCACCGTGGGCGTCTGCGCGCTGCACCTCGGCGTCGCCGAGCGGGCACTGCGGCTGACGGCGGAGTACACCGGGACGCGGCACCAGTTCGGCCGCCCCATCGCCACCTTCCAGGCCGTGACCCAGCGCGCGGCGGATGCGTCCATCGATGTCGAGGCCATCCGCTTGACGCTGTGGAAGGCGGCGTGCGCGTTGGACTCGGGAGGACCCGCGGCGATGGCGGTGGCCACCGCGAAGCTGTGGGCCTCCGAGGCGGGCCATCGGGTGGTGTCCGCTGCACAGCATCTGCATGGAGGTATCGGCTTCGACACTCGCTATCCGCTCTACCGTTCCTATCTTTGGAGCAAGCAGCTCGAGCTCACCCTGGGCTCGGGGACCGTTCACCTCGCGCGCCTCGGCGCGCTGTTGGCCGAGGGTTGA
- a CDS encoding nitronate monooxygenase family protein: MRTRLCELFGIDVPVFAFSYQREVVAAVSRAGGMGVLGALQFSPEQLEAELCWLDAHVDGKPYGVDVVMPTRYEGAERGGLSKEALEQLIPEGHRRYVEEVLARYEVPRLPPEVLSHESLLGWSESAGRSQVAVALQHPIRLIANALGTPPRDVVDEAHRRGVQVVALVGTAAHARKQAEAGVDVVVAVGTEAGGHTGEIGTMVLVPEVVDAVHPIPVLAAGGIGRGRQIAAALALGAEGVWTGSLWLGAEEAQLHPVLRDKLLAATSSDTVRSRSMSGKPARQLKTAWTEAWDGGESPGPLPMPLQFMLTADAVTRMHHHAGTPGSRANELLGTPVGQIVGSMREVRPVQAVLESLKAEFRASVLRVLETGGTGERQPDSARRGATGTRRGSE; this comes from the coding sequence ATGCGCACCCGCCTCTGTGAGCTCTTTGGAATCGACGTGCCTGTCTTCGCCTTCAGCTACCAACGAGAGGTCGTCGCCGCGGTGAGCCGCGCCGGAGGAATGGGTGTCCTGGGCGCCTTGCAGTTCTCGCCCGAGCAGCTCGAAGCAGAGCTGTGCTGGCTGGATGCACACGTGGACGGCAAACCCTACGGTGTGGACGTGGTGATGCCCACCCGCTACGAAGGCGCCGAGCGGGGCGGACTGTCCAAGGAGGCCCTGGAGCAGCTGATTCCCGAAGGGCATCGCCGCTACGTGGAGGAAGTTCTCGCGCGCTACGAAGTGCCCCGATTACCCCCGGAGGTCCTCTCACACGAGTCACTGCTGGGATGGTCCGAGTCCGCGGGTCGCTCACAGGTCGCGGTCGCGCTCCAGCATCCCATCCGCCTCATCGCCAACGCGCTGGGGACACCGCCCCGAGACGTGGTGGACGAGGCACACCGACGAGGCGTCCAGGTCGTGGCGCTCGTCGGCACGGCGGCACACGCGCGCAAGCAGGCGGAGGCCGGGGTCGATGTGGTGGTGGCGGTGGGCACCGAAGCCGGAGGCCACACCGGTGAGATTGGAACGATGGTGCTCGTCCCCGAGGTCGTGGACGCCGTACACCCCATCCCCGTGCTGGCCGCGGGAGGCATTGGCCGAGGCCGACAGATTGCGGCGGCGCTCGCGCTGGGAGCGGAGGGCGTGTGGACCGGCTCGCTCTGGCTCGGCGCGGAGGAGGCGCAGCTGCATCCCGTGCTCAGGGACAAGCTCCTCGCCGCAACGTCGAGCGACACGGTGCGCTCGCGGTCCATGAGCGGAAAGCCCGCGCGCCAACTCAAGACCGCCTGGACCGAGGCCTGGGACGGCGGAGAGTCCCCGGGCCCGCTGCCCATGCCGCTGCAGTTCATGCTCACCGCCGATGCCGTGACGCGGATGCACCACCACGCGGGCACGCCGGGCTCTCGCGCGAACGAGCTGCTCGGGACTCCCGTCGGGCAGATTGTCGGGAGCATGCGCGAGGTGAGGCCCGTCCAAGCCGTGCTCGAGTCCCTGAAGGCGGAGTTCCGCGCGTCGGTCCTGCGGGTGCTCGAGACCGGAGGCACCGGTGAGCGTCAGCCCGACTCGGCGAGGCGCGGCGCCACGGGCACGAGACGCGGCTCCGAGTAG
- a CDS encoding Rieske 2Fe-2S domain-containing protein, translating into MSSRFPFPRYPDGWFQVAYTHELAPGAVMPLRYFGKDLVLFRPEAPEGATPLPEPHVLDAHCPHLGAHLGHGGKVVDGCIQCPFHAWRFDGEGSCASIPYAQKIPPGARLRSWPVREVNGLIMVWHHGAQRPPAWEVPLVPEFQHPEWTDYELRRWQVRTHNQEMTENAVDLAHLHYLHGTAELPVTTAEARDHVLHVVSNIVMKTPFGRTQGTIEVNAHGFGFTLTRFKGIVETLLVNSVTTIDEDTVDVRFAFLVKKLPHKDATSTVGKAFMAEIERQLEQDIPIWENKIYVHPPLLVSGDGPIGMFRRWAGQFYSEPRLVPVAPRLAESG; encoded by the coding sequence GTGAGCAGCCGGTTCCCGTTTCCGCGCTATCCCGATGGCTGGTTCCAGGTCGCCTACACCCATGAGCTGGCGCCAGGCGCGGTGATGCCCCTGCGTTACTTCGGCAAGGACCTGGTCCTCTTCCGTCCCGAGGCGCCAGAGGGAGCCACGCCACTCCCCGAGCCGCATGTCCTCGATGCGCACTGTCCCCATCTGGGAGCCCACCTGGGACATGGCGGCAAGGTGGTGGACGGCTGCATCCAGTGTCCCTTCCACGCCTGGCGTTTCGACGGCGAAGGCAGCTGCGCGTCCATCCCGTATGCGCAGAAGATCCCTCCCGGTGCCCGGCTTCGCTCCTGGCCCGTGCGTGAGGTGAACGGCCTCATCATGGTGTGGCACCACGGCGCGCAGCGGCCTCCCGCGTGGGAGGTTCCCCTGGTGCCTGAGTTCCAGCATCCCGAGTGGACGGACTACGAGCTGCGTCGCTGGCAGGTCCGGACCCACAACCAGGAGATGACCGAGAACGCGGTGGACCTGGCGCATCTGCACTACCTGCACGGCACCGCGGAGCTGCCCGTCACCACGGCGGAGGCGCGAGATCATGTGCTGCACGTCGTCTCGAACATCGTGATGAAGACGCCGTTCGGCCGCACCCAGGGAACCATCGAGGTCAACGCCCACGGCTTCGGCTTCACGCTCACGCGCTTCAAGGGCATCGTCGAGACGCTCCTCGTCAACAGCGTCACCACCATCGACGAGGACACCGTGGACGTTCGCTTCGCCTTCCTGGTGAAGAAGCTGCCCCACAAGGACGCCACGAGCACCGTGGGCAAGGCCTTCATGGCGGAGATTGAACGGCAGCTCGAGCAGGACATCCCCATCTGGGAGAACAAGATCTACGTCCATCCCCCGCTGCTCGTGAGCGGAGACGGGCCCATCGGCATGTTCCGCAGATGGGCGGGGCAGTTCTACTCGGAGCCGCGTCTCGTGCCCGTGGCGCCGCGCCTCGCCGAGTCGGGCTGA
- a CDS encoding FAD-dependent oxidoreductase codes for MSLEEVEADVVVVGAGAAGLMAALTASDAGARVVVVEKTDKLGGTAAISGGVVWIPNNHRMARLGISDSREAALGYVRKLADGRSEDGPLGAFIDTAPAMFRFLEARTPVRLQPLGVYPDYHSEFAGGRTGGRSLDPGLFDAHRLKEWKDSLRRGPLPGTAALTVAEAAEWGVFTRPRELPIDVLTERARQGLVGYGAALVGGLLEALLERGVELRPGVAGRELVVDARRVVGLRAERAGQSLLFRARRGVILASGGFEWNKSMASRFLAGPLTHPLSPPANEGDGLTMAMALGADLGNMSEAWWCPALAIPGESYEGQPLSRADFSARCLPHSLLVNRAGRRFANEAQNYNDLVKTFFTFDPVRYERPNLPAWLIVDQSFRDRYVLGSLLPGSATPPWLTKADSLEELARRIQVSPEGLVDTVNRFNPPAREGEDPLFHRGGTAYERFHGDRAHQPSPNLGPVERPPFYALQVFAGALGTKGGVRVDAHARVLRVDGSPIDGLYAAGNVMASVMGAGYPGAGSTLGAAMTFGFIAARHAVGARAHQGGDT; via the coding sequence GTGTCCTTGGAGGAGGTGGAGGCGGACGTGGTGGTGGTGGGTGCTGGGGCCGCGGGCCTCATGGCCGCGCTCACCGCCAGCGACGCGGGCGCCCGGGTCGTCGTGGTGGAGAAGACGGACAAGCTCGGAGGCACGGCGGCCATCTCCGGTGGCGTCGTGTGGATTCCGAACAACCACCGCATGGCTCGCCTGGGCATCTCCGATTCGCGGGAGGCGGCGCTCGGGTATGTGCGGAAGCTCGCCGATGGGAGGAGTGAGGATGGACCGCTCGGCGCGTTCATCGACACCGCGCCAGCGATGTTCCGCTTCCTGGAAGCTCGCACGCCGGTGCGCCTCCAGCCCCTCGGGGTCTACCCGGACTATCACTCCGAATTCGCGGGAGGGAGGACGGGAGGGCGCTCGCTCGACCCGGGCCTCTTCGACGCCCATCGATTGAAGGAGTGGAAGGACTCGCTGCGACGTGGTCCGCTCCCTGGAACCGCCGCGCTGACCGTGGCGGAGGCGGCCGAGTGGGGCGTCTTCACCCGGCCTCGCGAGCTGCCCATCGACGTCCTGACAGAGCGTGCACGGCAGGGGCTCGTGGGCTACGGCGCGGCGCTCGTGGGAGGATTGCTCGAAGCGCTCCTCGAACGCGGCGTCGAGCTTCGGCCGGGTGTCGCGGGACGCGAGCTCGTGGTCGATGCGCGGCGCGTGGTGGGGCTGCGCGCGGAGAGGGCAGGGCAGTCGCTGCTGTTCAGGGCTCGGCGCGGCGTCATCCTGGCCAGCGGCGGCTTCGAGTGGAACAAGTCCATGGCCTCGCGTTTCCTGGCGGGCCCGCTCACCCATCCGCTCAGCCCCCCCGCGAATGAAGGCGATGGCCTCACGATGGCCATGGCCCTGGGCGCGGACCTGGGGAACATGAGCGAGGCCTGGTGGTGCCCCGCGCTCGCCATCCCCGGCGAGTCCTACGAGGGCCAGCCGCTGAGCCGCGCGGACTTCTCCGCCCGCTGTCTCCCTCACTCCCTGCTGGTGAACAGGGCAGGCCGCCGCTTCGCGAACGAAGCGCAGAACTACAACGACCTGGTGAAGACCTTCTTCACCTTCGACCCCGTGCGCTACGAGCGGCCCAACCTGCCGGCCTGGCTCATCGTCGACCAGTCCTTCCGCGACAGGTACGTCCTCGGCAGCCTCCTTCCGGGCAGCGCGACTCCGCCGTGGCTCACGAAGGCCGACTCATTGGAGGAGCTCGCACGGCGCATCCAGGTTTCTCCCGAGGGACTCGTCGACACGGTGAATCGGTTCAACCCGCCCGCGCGCGAGGGCGAAGACCCCCTGTTCCACCGTGGTGGCACCGCCTACGAGCGCTTCCACGGGGACCGCGCCCACCAGCCCAGCCCCAACCTCGGCCCCGTCGAGCGGCCTCCGTTCTACGCGTTGCAGGTCTTCGCTGGCGCGCTCGGGACGAAAGGGGGCGTGCGAGTGGATGCACATGCGCGCGTGCTCCGGGTCGACGGTTCACCCATCGACGGGCTCTATGCCGCGGGCAACGTGATGGCCTCGGTGATGGGGGCGGGCTACCCGGGGGCGGGCAGCACCCTCGGGGCCGCGATGACGTTTGGCTTCATTGCCGCGAGACACGCCGTGGGTGCACGCGCCCACCAGGGAGGTGACACGTGA
- a CDS encoding SDR family NAD(P)-dependent oxidoreductase has product MRRFEGRSILITGAGSGLGRAAAMRLASEGGRVCCVDVNEGGAAETASAIRDQGGDAVASWCDVSDPDAVNRAVEGTLRRCGALHVLANVAGIGGFRRTSEVTLEEWSRVLAVNLTGTFLMCQRALPALLETRGVIINTASVAGLKSHPYCAAYCASKGGVVMLTKALAVEYARKGVRINCLCPGGVETPLLASFQPPEGVHPAAFARIAPLERYGQPEEVAGTLAFLASDDASYINGATVAVDGGMSA; this is encoded by the coding sequence ATGAGGCGATTCGAGGGGCGGTCCATTCTGATAACGGGAGCCGGTTCGGGGCTCGGGCGCGCGGCGGCGATGCGCCTGGCCTCCGAGGGCGGACGGGTCTGTTGTGTCGACGTGAATGAAGGGGGAGCCGCCGAGACGGCCTCCGCGATTCGCGACCAGGGCGGCGATGCCGTCGCCAGCTGGTGTGATGTCTCGGACCCCGACGCCGTGAACCGGGCCGTGGAGGGAACCCTGCGCCGCTGCGGCGCGTTGCACGTGCTGGCCAACGTGGCCGGAATCGGAGGGTTCCGACGCACGTCGGAGGTGACGCTGGAGGAGTGGAGCCGCGTCCTCGCCGTCAACCTCACCGGCACCTTCCTCATGTGTCAGCGGGCGCTCCCCGCCTTGTTGGAGACGCGCGGAGTCATCATCAACACGGCCTCGGTGGCGGGGCTCAAGTCCCATCCCTACTGCGCGGCCTACTGCGCCTCGAAGGGTGGGGTGGTGATGCTCACCAAGGCCCTCGCGGTGGAGTACGCGCGCAAGGGCGTGCGCATCAACTGTCTGTGTCCGGGGGGCGTCGAGACGCCGCTCCTGGCGAGCTTCCAACCCCCGGAGGGAGTCCATCCCGCGGCCTTCGCGCGCATCGCTCCGCTGGAGCGCTACGGGCAGCCCGAGGAGGTCGCGGGCACGCTGGCTTTCCTGGCGTCGGATGACGCCTCGTACATCAACGGGGCGACGGTGGCGGTTGACGGCGGCATGAGCGCGTAG
- a CDS encoding crotonase/enoyl-CoA hydratase family protein, whose product MSDSPHLVVQREGHVVTLILNRPEVCNALGAQMLVRLADAWTLINEDPEIRVAILTGAGGNFCSGSDLKAMAGGYGDDEWTKRIHAEKDLHWKALLRGFRVVKPLIAAVEGVAVAGGTELLQGTDIRIAGESAKLGLTEARWGLFPLGGSTVRLRRQIPYTQAMELLLTGATLPAREALRMGLIGRVVPEGQALLEARRVAERIAENGPLAVQAIKRSVQETEGLPEEEALRKELEIGWPILSTEDAKEGPRAFVEKRKPSFKGR is encoded by the coding sequence ATGTCAGATAGCCCGCACCTCGTGGTGCAGCGCGAAGGACATGTCGTCACCCTCATCTTGAACCGGCCGGAGGTCTGCAACGCATTGGGGGCGCAGATGTTGGTGCGCCTGGCGGATGCATGGACACTCATCAACGAGGACCCGGAGATCCGCGTGGCCATCCTCACGGGCGCGGGTGGGAACTTCTGCTCCGGCTCGGACCTCAAGGCCATGGCGGGTGGCTATGGCGATGATGAATGGACGAAGCGGATCCACGCGGAGAAGGACCTGCACTGGAAGGCGCTCCTCCGGGGATTCCGAGTGGTGAAGCCGCTCATCGCCGCGGTGGAGGGTGTGGCGGTGGCGGGAGGAACGGAGCTCCTCCAGGGGACGGACATCCGCATCGCCGGCGAGTCCGCGAAGCTGGGGCTCACCGAGGCGCGCTGGGGGCTCTTCCCTCTGGGCGGGTCCACGGTGCGGCTGCGCCGGCAGATTCCCTATACGCAGGCGATGGAGCTGCTCCTGACGGGGGCCACGCTCCCCGCGCGCGAGGCGCTTCGGATGGGCCTCATCGGCCGCGTCGTCCCGGAGGGGCAGGCGCTGCTGGAGGCTCGGCGCGTGGCGGAGCGCATCGCGGAGAACGGGCCCCTCGCGGTGCAGGCCATCAAGCGCTCCGTGCAGGAGACGGAGGGGCTCCCCGAGGAGGAGGCTCTGCGCAAGGAGCTGGAGATTGGTTGGCCCATCCTCTCCACCGAGGACGCGAAGGAAGGCCCTCGCGCGTTCGTGGAGAAGCGCAAACCCTCCTTCAAGGGACGCTAG
- a CDS encoding cytochrome P450, protein MRREAPVYFHQEPDGGTGFWAITRHEDIITISRDPATYSSYRGGTSIEDYSQEDLSLIRFMMLNMDPPQHVKYRRLVSSGFTPVAITYLEPRIRAVTKEILDKVVHVREFDFVTSIAAELPLQVIAELVGIPHEERHQLFAWSNRLIDYDDSGRARSFDDAKMAAMEMWQYANQLAARNQGREGKDLVSVLMNAEVDGEKLNEAEFDAFFLLLIVAGNETTRNLISGGMLALMEHPEELAKLRANPALLPTAVEEMLRWVSPVVCFRRTVTRDTVLRGQQLREGDKVVLFYPSANRDESVFENPGRFDISRFPNEHIAFGIGQHYCLGTSLARLEIRVMFEELMKRLDGLELAGPVERRRSKLVNAIRAMPVRRPPSSRPRENQGGTACEPSMRG, encoded by the coding sequence TTGCGCCGGGAGGCCCCCGTCTACTTCCACCAGGAGCCCGACGGCGGCACCGGGTTCTGGGCCATCACGCGCCACGAAGACATCATCACCATCTCGAGAGACCCGGCGACCTACTCCTCGTACCGAGGGGGCACGTCCATCGAGGACTACTCGCAGGAGGACCTCTCCCTCATCCGGTTCATGATGCTGAACATGGACCCGCCCCAGCACGTGAAGTACCGCCGGCTGGTCAGCTCGGGCTTCACACCCGTGGCCATCACCTACCTGGAACCCCGTATCCGGGCGGTCACGAAAGAGATTCTCGACAAGGTGGTCCACGTGCGGGAGTTCGACTTCGTGACCTCCATCGCCGCGGAGCTGCCGCTCCAGGTGATTGCCGAGCTCGTGGGAATCCCTCACGAGGAGCGACACCAGCTCTTCGCCTGGTCCAATCGCCTCATCGACTATGACGACTCGGGGCGGGCCCGCTCGTTCGACGACGCCAAGATGGCCGCCATGGAGATGTGGCAGTACGCCAATCAGCTGGCGGCGCGGAACCAGGGACGCGAGGGGAAGGACCTGGTCTCGGTCCTGATGAACGCGGAGGTGGACGGAGAGAAGCTCAACGAGGCCGAGTTCGACGCCTTCTTCCTCCTGCTCATCGTCGCGGGGAACGAGACGACGCGGAACCTCATCTCCGGGGGCATGCTGGCGCTGATGGAGCACCCGGAGGAGCTCGCGAAGCTGCGCGCGAATCCGGCGCTGCTGCCCACCGCCGTGGAGGAGATGCTCCGATGGGTGTCCCCGGTGGTGTGCTTCCGGCGCACCGTGACTCGCGACACCGTGCTGCGCGGGCAGCAGCTGCGCGAGGGCGACAAGGTGGTGCTGTTCTACCCTTCGGCCAATCGGGATGAGAGCGTCTTCGAGAACCCCGGTCGCTTCGACATCTCCCGCTTCCCGAACGAGCACATCGCCTTCGGCATCGGCCAGCACTACTGCCTGGGCACGAGCCTGGCGCGGCTGGAGATTCGCGTGATGTTCGAGGAGCTGATGAAGCGCCTCGACGGGCTGGAGCTCGCGGGCCCCGTGGAGCGCCGACGCTCCAAGCTGGTCAATGCCATCCGAGCCATGCCGGTGCGCCGGCCTCCCAGCAGTCGGCCGAGGGAGAACCAGGGAGGCACCGCGTGCGAGCCATCGATGCGTGGGTGA
- a CDS encoding amidohydrolase family protein, whose protein sequence is MRAIDAWVSVNMGSGQRPEFLVRVAEDYFKRAEHIFRDISQAELLELMERTGVQKAILTVDAEAPRKEVLAFAEARPDRFALSAYVDPRRGMKALRELEQLARNSPLVLARAVPFMIGLPADDRAYYPLYTRCIDLGLPISVNTGIPGPPMPGRCQDPMNLDEVCYFFPELKLIMAHGADPWWAVAIRLMIKYPNLYLMTSAFAPAYLPAELIHFMNTRGRDKVLYASNHPVLPLERCLREAQELDLREGVLDRYLYGNAHHLFFEGRS, encoded by the coding sequence GTGCGAGCCATCGATGCGTGGGTGAGCGTGAACATGGGCTCGGGGCAGCGCCCCGAATTCCTCGTCCGCGTCGCCGAGGACTACTTCAAGCGCGCCGAGCACATCTTCCGCGACATCTCCCAGGCGGAGCTGCTCGAGCTGATGGAGCGCACGGGCGTCCAGAAGGCCATCCTGACGGTCGACGCGGAGGCGCCGCGGAAGGAGGTGCTCGCGTTCGCGGAGGCGCGCCCGGACCGCTTTGCCCTCTCCGCCTATGTCGATCCGCGGCGGGGGATGAAGGCGTTGAGGGAGCTGGAGCAGCTGGCTCGGAACAGCCCGCTCGTCCTGGCGCGCGCCGTTCCGTTCATGATTGGCCTGCCAGCCGACGACCGTGCCTACTACCCGCTCTACACGCGCTGCATCGACCTGGGGCTGCCCATCTCCGTCAACACGGGCATCCCGGGACCACCGATGCCGGGCCGATGCCAGGACCCCATGAACCTGGACGAGGTCTGCTACTTCTTCCCCGAGCTCAAGCTCATCATGGCGCACGGGGCGGACCCGTGGTGGGCGGTCGCCATCCGACTGATGATCAAGTACCCGAACCTGTACTTGATGACCTCCGCGTTCGCGCCCGCGTACCTGCCCGCGGAGCTCATCCACTTCATGAACACGAGGGGGCGGGACAAGGTCCTCTACGCGAGCAACCACCCGGTGCTCCCGTTGGAGCGGTGTCTGCGCGAGGCGCAGGAGTTGGACCTGCGTGAGGGCGTGCTCGACCGATACTTGTATGGGAACGCGCACCACCTCTTCTTCGAGGGACGGTCATGA
- a CDS encoding acyl-CoA dehydrogenase family protein, producing MSSSDPDERFRESLRCWLEENCPPSMRTPMGGEEDEVWGGSRGVFASPDQRLWLERMAARGFTAPTWPVEYGGAGLTPAQAGLLEEELRRLGCRPPLHSLGLWMLGPVLLRFGGEAQKRRHLPLIARGAVRWCQGYSEPEAGSDLAGVRTRAVLEGDHYVVSGQKTWTSHAAVSDWMFCLVRTGADSARHEGLGFLLVDLSSPGVDVRPIRLISGESPFCETFFDDVRVPVENLVGQPGQGWKIAMSLLEYERAWISRLGDSDFVREEPLEVLARRYLGEERGQLRDAVLRDRIAQVDMDRLCNASAVRHAVEAMEAGRGLGPESSALKLQAMELRQRWRELKVELAGFQGLGWEGPGFSLEELRLTRDWLRSRANSIEGGTSEIHLNIIARRVLGLPD from the coding sequence ATGAGCAGCTCGGACCCGGACGAGCGCTTCCGCGAGTCCTTGCGATGCTGGCTGGAGGAGAACTGCCCGCCCTCGATGCGGACTCCGATGGGGGGCGAGGAGGATGAGGTCTGGGGTGGCTCGCGGGGTGTCTTCGCGAGTCCGGACCAGCGGCTGTGGTTGGAGCGGATGGCCGCGCGGGGCTTCACCGCGCCCACGTGGCCCGTGGAATATGGCGGCGCGGGACTGACCCCGGCCCAGGCGGGGCTTCTGGAGGAAGAGCTGCGGCGCTTGGGCTGCCGGCCTCCCCTGCACAGCCTGGGACTGTGGATGCTGGGCCCCGTGCTGCTGCGGTTCGGCGGTGAGGCGCAGAAGCGGAGACATCTGCCACTGATTGCGCGGGGAGCGGTGCGCTGGTGCCAGGGGTACAGCGAACCCGAGGCGGGCTCTGACCTGGCGGGTGTGAGGACTCGGGCTGTTCTCGAGGGAGACCACTATGTGGTCTCGGGGCAGAAGACCTGGACGTCGCATGCGGCGGTGTCCGATTGGATGTTCTGTCTGGTGCGCACGGGCGCGGACTCGGCGCGACATGAAGGGCTTGGGTTCCTGCTGGTGGACCTGTCCAGCCCTGGAGTGGATGTGCGTCCCATCCGGCTCATCAGCGGTGAGTCACCGTTCTGCGAGACCTTCTTCGACGACGTGCGAGTCCCCGTGGAGAACCTGGTGGGCCAGCCGGGTCAGGGCTGGAAGATCGCCATGAGCCTGCTCGAGTACGAGCGTGCGTGGATATCGCGGCTCGGTGACTCGGACTTCGTGCGGGAGGAGCCGCTGGAGGTGCTCGCTCGGAGGTATCTCGGCGAGGAGCGTGGGCAGCTCCGTGACGCCGTCCTGAGGGACCGGATTGCGCAGGTCGACATGGACCGACTCTGCAACGCGAGTGCGGTACGCCACGCGGTGGAGGCCATGGAGGCGGGCCGAGGACTGGGGCCCGAGAGCTCCGCGCTCAAGCTCCAGGCGATGGAGCTCCGGCAACGATGGCGGGAGCTGAAGGTCGAGCTCGCGGGCTTCCAGGGCTTGGGCTGGGAGGGGCCGGGGTTCTCTCTGGAGGAGCTGCGTCTCACTCGCGATTGGCTTCGCTCACGCGCGAATTCCATTGAGGGCGGCACGAGCGAAATCCATCTCAACATCATCGCCAGGCGAGTGCTTGGCCTGCCGGACTGA